From a region of the Paraburkholderia hospita genome:
- a CDS encoding bile acid:sodium symporter family protein, which yields MARPKLLPDNFTLCLIGTVIFASLLPVHGHAATAFNWVTDFAVGLLFFLHGAKLSREAIIAGATHWRLHLVVLLSTFALFPILGLVLKPLLSPLVTPALYAGILFLCTLPSTVQSSIAFTSIAKGNVPAAVCSASASSLLGIFITPALVSVIVTSQAASGTSPWHTVWNIVLQLLVPFVAGQLLRPMIGGWIDRNRGVLKFVDQGSILLVVYAAFSEAVNEGLWHQIPLAALGGLLVVCAVLLALALLVTIFVSKRLGFSRADQITIIFCGSKKSLAAGVPMAKVIFATHAVGAVVLPLMLFHQIQLMVCAALAQRWGARDVSAEKRAAQKSTTAAVARR from the coding sequence ATGGCCCGTCCGAAACTCCTGCCCGACAATTTCACGCTCTGCCTGATCGGCACGGTGATTTTCGCGAGCCTGCTGCCCGTGCACGGCCACGCGGCGACGGCGTTCAACTGGGTAACGGATTTCGCGGTCGGGCTGCTGTTCTTCCTGCACGGCGCCAAGCTCTCGCGCGAAGCGATCATTGCCGGCGCCACGCATTGGCGGCTGCACCTCGTCGTGCTGTTAAGCACGTTCGCGCTCTTTCCGATACTCGGGCTCGTACTCAAACCGCTTCTTTCGCCCCTCGTGACGCCTGCGCTCTACGCCGGCATCCTCTTCCTCTGTACGCTGCCGTCGACGGTTCAGTCGTCGATCGCGTTCACGTCGATTGCGAAAGGCAATGTGCCCGCCGCCGTGTGCAGCGCGTCCGCATCCAGCCTGCTTGGCATCTTCATCACGCCCGCGCTCGTCAGCGTGATCGTCACGAGCCAGGCGGCGAGCGGCACGTCGCCGTGGCATACGGTGTGGAACATCGTGCTGCAACTGCTGGTGCCGTTCGTCGCCGGGCAGCTGCTGCGGCCGATGATTGGCGGATGGATCGACCGCAACCGCGGCGTGCTGAAGTTCGTCGACCAGGGCTCGATCCTGCTGGTGGTGTACGCCGCGTTCAGCGAGGCCGTCAACGAAGGCCTGTGGCATCAGATACCGCTCGCGGCGCTGGGCGGGCTGTTGGTGGTGTGCGCGGTGCTGCTGGCGCTCGCGCTGCTCGTGACGATATTCGTCAGCAAGCGCCTCGGCTTCAGCCGCGCCGACCAGATCACGATCATCTTCTGCGGTTCGAAGAAGAGCCTCGCCGCCGGCGTGCCGATGGCGAAAGTGATTTTCGCCACGCATGCGGTAGGCGCCGTCGTGCTGCCGCTGATGCTGTTCCATCAGATTCAGTTGATGGTCTGCGCCGCGCTCGCGCAACGCTGGGGCGCACGCGACGTCAGCGCCGAGAAGCGCGCCGCGCAAAAGAGCACGACGGCCGCTGTTGCGCGCCGCTAG
- a CDS encoding porin, giving the protein MNTTVSRALRTTLKASVIGALLAIASTSSFAQSSVQLYGQVDEWVGVTKFPGSQSAWNVSGGGMSTSYWGLKGAEDLGNGYKAIFTLEDFFRAQNGKFGRFDGDTFFGRNAYVGIESPYGTVTAGRLTTQLFVSTILFNPFIDSYVFSPMVYHVFLGLGTFPTYTTDMGVVGDSGWNNAVQYSSPDFSGLSGSAMYALGNSADHNGSKKYSAQFLYFHGPFAATGVFQYVNFNNSPTDLGSLVSGLKSQSVGQVGVSYDLKFAKFYGQYMYTKNDQDVGSWHVNTAQGGVSVPLGTGTVMASYAYSRDTGGLDQMHQSAAIGYDYPLSKRTDVYAAYLYDKYTGQSSGYTAGAGIRAKF; this is encoded by the coding sequence ATGAATACCACCGTCAGCCGTGCGCTGAGAACAACCCTGAAGGCGAGCGTCATCGGTGCCTTGCTGGCCATTGCATCGACGTCGTCGTTCGCGCAGTCGAGCGTGCAGCTTTATGGTCAGGTCGACGAATGGGTCGGCGTCACGAAGTTCCCGGGAAGCCAGAGCGCATGGAACGTGTCGGGCGGCGGTATGTCGACGTCGTACTGGGGCCTCAAGGGCGCTGAAGATCTGGGCAACGGCTACAAGGCGATCTTCACACTGGAAGACTTCTTCCGCGCGCAGAACGGCAAGTTCGGCCGCTTCGACGGCGACACGTTCTTCGGGCGTAACGCGTATGTCGGTATCGAGTCTCCGTACGGCACGGTGACGGCGGGCCGTCTGACCACGCAACTGTTCGTGTCGACGATTCTGTTCAATCCGTTCATCGACTCGTACGTCTTCTCGCCGATGGTCTATCACGTGTTCCTCGGTCTGGGCACGTTCCCGACCTACACGACGGACATGGGCGTGGTCGGCGATTCCGGCTGGAACAACGCAGTCCAATATTCGTCGCCGGACTTCAGCGGGCTGTCGGGCAGCGCGATGTATGCGCTGGGCAATTCGGCGGATCACAACGGCTCGAAGAAATACAGTGCCCAGTTCCTGTATTTCCATGGTCCGTTCGCGGCGACGGGCGTGTTCCAGTACGTGAACTTCAACAACTCGCCGACCGATCTCGGCTCGCTGGTTTCGGGCCTGAAGAGCCAGTCGGTTGGACAGGTGGGCGTGTCGTACGACCTGAAGTTCGCGAAGTTTTACGGTCAGTACATGTACACGAAGAACGACCAGGACGTCGGCAGTTGGCACGTGAACACGGCGCAGGGCGGCGTGTCGGTGCCGCTCGGCACGGGCACGGTGATGGCGTCGTATGCTTACTCGCGCGATACGGGCGGTCTGGACCAGATGCACCAGTCGGCGGCGATCGGCTACGACTATCCGCTGTCCAAGCGCACCGACGTCTACGCGGCGTATCTCTACGACAAGTACACGGGCCAGTCTTCGGGCTATACGGCCGGCGCAGGCATTCGCGCGAAGTTCTGA
- a CDS encoding LysR family transcriptional regulator: MDTLVSMKVFRHVVEVGSFVGAAEKMDMSAAMASKHVMHLEQQLGARLLNRTTRRVAPTEAGREYYERLSQVLSELDEAEQAVGAASIVPQGRLRVSTLSAFGLRHVMSAVADYATQHPQVTVDITLSDRVVELIDEGFDVAIRASPLGLKSSSLIARQVATAHLVLCASPDYIKRHGAPRNTADLARHNFIQYAGVSALELVAGANAESARVKFSGNLIVNHLEAQRVVVLQGAALALLGTEVIGDDLAAGRLVPLLVDELPPRELPIHVVYASRRHLSAKVRSFVDFIAERFSSETLWPTLEQIRALAVR; this comes from the coding sequence ATGGATACCCTCGTCAGCATGAAAGTGTTTCGCCACGTGGTCGAAGTCGGCAGCTTCGTCGGCGCGGCGGAAAAGATGGACATGTCGGCGGCGATGGCGAGCAAGCATGTGATGCATCTGGAGCAGCAACTCGGTGCACGATTGCTGAACCGGACCACGCGCCGCGTCGCGCCCACGGAAGCGGGCCGCGAGTACTACGAGCGTCTGAGCCAGGTGCTGAGCGAACTCGACGAAGCCGAGCAGGCGGTCGGTGCGGCGAGCATCGTGCCGCAAGGACGCTTGCGCGTGTCGACGTTGTCCGCGTTCGGTCTGCGGCACGTGATGAGCGCCGTCGCCGATTACGCGACGCAGCATCCGCAAGTCACCGTCGATATCACGCTGTCGGACCGCGTCGTCGAACTGATCGACGAGGGCTTCGATGTCGCGATCCGCGCGTCGCCGTTGGGGCTGAAGTCGTCGTCGCTGATCGCCCGCCAGGTGGCGACCGCGCATCTCGTGTTGTGCGCGTCGCCGGACTATATCAAGCGGCACGGCGCGCCCAGAAACACCGCCGATCTCGCACGCCACAACTTCATTCAGTACGCGGGCGTGTCGGCGCTCGAACTGGTCGCGGGCGCGAATGCGGAAAGCGCGCGCGTCAAGTTCTCGGGCAATCTGATCGTCAACCATCTGGAGGCGCAGCGCGTGGTCGTGCTGCAGGGCGCGGCGCTCGCGCTGCTCGGCACCGAAGTGATCGGCGACGATCTCGCTGCCGGCCGCCTCGTGCCGCTGCTCGTCGATGAACTGCCGCCGCGCGAACTGCCCATTCACGTCGTCTACGCAAGCCGCCGGCATCTGTCGGCGAAGGTGCGGTCGTTCGTCGATTTCATCGCGGAGCGCTTTTCGAGCGAGACGTTGTGGCCGACGCTCGAGCAGATCAGGGCGCTCGCAGTACGGTGA